Proteins encoded in a region of the Variovorax sp. PAMC 28711 genome:
- the rplJ gene encoding 50S ribosomal protein L10, whose protein sequence is MSLNRSEKEAVIGDVTSLAAKAQTLVLAEYRGITVADMTKLRNEARSKGVTLSVFKNTLARRAVAGSAFEVLGDQMTGPLIYGFSVDAVAAAKVVADFAKTNDKLVIRAGAFGGKILDVNGVKQLASIPSKEVLLAQLLGLMQSPISRTARVLAALAAKRGEGTAEAATDAPPAEAEAQPA, encoded by the coding sequence TTGAGTCTGAATCGCAGTGAGAAAGAAGCGGTCATCGGTGACGTGACCAGCCTCGCCGCAAAAGCTCAAACGCTCGTTCTGGCGGAGTACCGTGGCATCACGGTTGCCGATATGACCAAGTTGCGCAACGAAGCGCGCAGCAAGGGCGTGACGCTCAGCGTGTTTAAGAACACGTTGGCACGCCGTGCTGTCGCGGGTAGCGCATTCGAAGTCCTCGGTGACCAGATGACCGGTCCGCTGATCTACGGTTTTTCCGTCGATGCCGTGGCTGCTGCGAAAGTGGTGGCCGATTTCGCGAAGACCAACGACAAGTTGGTGATTCGCGCTGGCGCATTCGGCGGCAAGATTCTGGACGTGAACGGCGTGAAGCAACTGGCCAGCATTCCTTCGAAGGAAGTGTTGTTGGCGCAATTGCTGGGCTTGATGCAGTCCCCCATTTCCCGTACCGCTCGCGTTCTCGCGGCGTTGGCGGCGAAACGCGGCGAAGGCACGGCAGAAGCAGCAACCGATGCACCTCCGGCAGAAGCCGAAGCGCAGCCCGCGTAA
- the rplK gene encoding 50S ribosomal protein L11, with protein MAKKIVGFIKLQVPAGKANPSPPIGPALGQRGLNIMEFCKAFNAQTQGVEPGLPLPVVITAFADKSFTFVIKTPPAGILIKKAIKIDKGSATPQSAKVGKITRAQLEEIAKTKMKDLTAADLDAAVRTIAGTARSMGVTVEGV; from the coding sequence ATGGCGAAAAAAATCGTCGGCTTCATCAAGCTGCAAGTGCCAGCTGGTAAGGCCAACCCGTCCCCACCGATCGGTCCCGCATTGGGTCAACGCGGTTTGAACATCATGGAGTTCTGCAAGGCGTTCAACGCGCAGACCCAGGGCGTCGAGCCCGGCCTGCCGCTGCCGGTGGTGATCACCGCTTTCGCGGACAAGAGCTTCACCTTCGTCATCAAGACGCCGCCCGCCGGCATCCTGATCAAGAAGGCCATCAAGATCGACAAGGGTTCGGCCACGCCGCAATCCGCCAAGGTCGGCAAGATCACGCGCGCACAGCTCGAAGAGATCGCCAAGACCAAGATGAAGGATTTGACCGCTGCCGATCTGGACGCGGCCGTTCGCACCATCGCCGGCACCGCCCGCTCGATGGGCGTGACTGTGGAGGGCGTGTAA
- the nusG gene encoding transcription termination/antitermination protein NusG, whose product MTDDIVEEAVPQENPSAMPAAANPDLRWYVVHAYSGMEKAVERNIVERITRAGMQDKFGRILVPTEEVVEIKNGQKRTTERRFFPGYVLVEMIMDDESWHLVKHTNKVTGFVGGAKNRPAPISQKEVEDIVNQMQQGTEKPRHKVEFVVGEFVRVKDGPFTDFNGTIEDVNYEKSKVRVSVMIFGRATPVELEFSQVEKT is encoded by the coding sequence ATGACCGACGACATCGTTGAAGAAGCCGTGCCGCAGGAAAACCCCTCGGCGATGCCGGCCGCCGCCAACCCGGATCTGCGCTGGTACGTGGTGCATGCCTATTCGGGCATGGAGAAGGCGGTCGAGCGCAACATCGTCGAGCGCATCACGCGCGCGGGCATGCAGGACAAGTTCGGCCGCATCCTGGTGCCGACCGAAGAAGTCGTTGAAATCAAGAACGGCCAGAAGCGCACCACCGAGCGTCGCTTCTTCCCGGGTTACGTGCTGGTCGAAATGATCATGGACGACGAGAGCTGGCATCTGGTCAAGCACACCAACAAGGTCACCGGCTTTGTGGGTGGTGCCAAGAACCGGCCGGCCCCGATTTCGCAAAAAGAGGTCGAAGACATCGTCAACCAGATGCAGCAAGGCACCGAAAAGCCGCGCCACAAGGTCGAATTTGTCGTAGGCGAATTCGTGCGCGTGAAGGACGGTCCGTTCACCGACTTCAACGGCACGATCGAAGACGTCAACTACGAGAAGAGCAAGGTGCGCGTGTCGGTCATGATTTTCGGCCGCGCCACGCCCGTCGAGCTCGAGTTCAGCCAGGTCGAGAAGACATAA
- the rplL gene encoding 50S ribosomal protein L7/L12, translating to MAFDKDAFLTALDSMTVLELNELVKAIEEKFGVSAAAMAGPAAAAGPAAVAEEQTEFNVMLMEAGANKVSAIKAVREITGLGLKEAKDLVEAAPKAVKEGLSKADAEAAKKKLEDAGAKVELK from the coding sequence ATGGCATTCGATAAAGACGCATTTCTGACCGCGCTCGACAGCATGACGGTCCTGGAACTCAACGAGCTGGTGAAAGCCATCGAAGAGAAGTTTGGCGTGAGCGCTGCCGCCATGGCAGGCCCCGCTGCTGCTGCCGGCCCTGCCGCGGTCGCTGAAGAGCAAACCGAATTCAACGTCATGCTGATGGAAGCTGGCGCGAACAAGGTGTCGGCGATCAAGGCCGTGCGCGAAATCACCGGCCTGGGCCTCAAGGAAGCCAAGGACTTGGTGGAAGCCGCTCCCAAGGCTGTCAAGGAAGGCCTGTCGAAGGCTGACGCTGAAGCCGCCAAGAAGAAGCTGGAAGATGCCGGCGCCAAGGTGGAACTGAAGTAA
- the rplA gene encoding 50S ribosomal protein L1 has translation MSKLTKKQKASAGKVDSNKLYALVEAIGLVKDAATAKFDESIDVAVQLGIDAKKSDQVVRGAVVLPNGTGKTKRVAVFAQGAKAEEAKAAGADIVGMDDLAAMVKAGDMPFDVVIAAPDAMRVVGTLGQILGPRGLMPNPKVGTVTPDVAQAVRNAKAGQVQFRVDKAGIIHGTIGRRSFDTDKLQGNLVALIDALVKAKPATSKGVFLRKVAVSSTMGLGVRVDTQSISVS, from the coding sequence ATGTCCAAGCTGACCAAGAAACAAAAAGCATCCGCCGGCAAAGTCGACAGCAACAAGCTGTACGCACTGGTGGAAGCCATCGGCCTCGTCAAGGACGCTGCCACCGCCAAGTTCGATGAATCCATCGACGTGGCCGTGCAACTCGGCATCGATGCGAAGAAGTCGGACCAGGTCGTGCGTGGCGCCGTCGTGCTGCCCAACGGCACCGGCAAGACCAAGCGCGTGGCGGTGTTCGCCCAGGGCGCCAAGGCCGAAGAAGCCAAGGCCGCCGGTGCCGACATCGTCGGCATGGACGACCTCGCTGCGATGGTGAAGGCTGGCGACATGCCTTTCGACGTGGTGATCGCCGCGCCGGACGCCATGCGCGTGGTCGGTACGCTGGGCCAGATCCTCGGCCCGCGCGGCTTGATGCCCAATCCGAAGGTCGGAACGGTCACGCCGGACGTCGCACAAGCCGTGCGCAACGCCAAGGCAGGCCAGGTGCAGTTCCGCGTCGACAAGGCCGGCATCATCCACGGCACGATCGGCCGTCGCTCGTTCGACACCGACAAGCTGCAAGGCAATCTCGTGGCGCTGATCGACGCACTGGTGAAGGCCAAGCCGGCCACCAGCAAGGGCGTCTTCCTGCGCAAGGTGGCGGTGTCGTCGACGATGGGTCTGGGTGTCCGCGTGGACACGCAATCCATCTCGGTGAGCTGA
- the rpoB gene encoding DNA-directed RNA polymerase subunit beta codes for MAQTSAYSYTERKRIRKSFGNRDSVVEIPYLLQMQKDAYTAFLQAGINPQKRTVEGLQAAFDAAFPIVSHNGFVEMKFLEYNLAKPAFDVRECQTRGLTFASAVRAKVQLIIYDRESSTSQSKVVKEVKEQEVYMGEVPLMTEKGSFIINGTERVIVSQLHRSPGVFFEHDKGKTHSSGKLLFSARVIPYRGSWLDFEFDPKDMLYFRVDRRRKMPVTILLKAIGLNPESILANFFVNDNFRLMDSGAQMEFVSERLRGEVARFDITDKSGKVVVAKDKRVTARHTRELEESKTTHISVPEDFLVGRVIARNIVDADSGEILAKANDELTEALLKKLRTAGVQDVQVIYTNELDQGAYISQTLRIDETVDEFAARVAIYRMMRPGEPPTEDAVQALFQRLFYNPDTYDLSRVGRMKFNAKVGRDESTGPMVLTNEDILAVVKILVDLRNGNGEVDDIDHLGNRRVRCVGELAENQYRTGLARIEKAVKERLGQAEQEPLMPHDLINSKPISAALKEFFGASQLSQFMDQTNPLSEITHKRRVSALGPGGLTRERAGFEVRDVHVTHYGRVCPIETPEGPNIGLINSLALYARLNEYGFIETPYRRVVDSKVTMDIDYLSAIEEGKYVIAQANAVLDKDGVLTGDLVSAREAGESILVGAERVQYMDVSPAQIVSVAASLVPFLEHDDANRALMGANMQRQAVPVLRPEKPFVGTGIERVSAVDSGTVVTATRGGVVDYVDATRVVVRVNDAEAAAGEVGVDIYNLIKYQRSNQNTNIHQRPIVKRGDHIAKGDVVADGASTDLGELALGQNMLIAFMPWNGYNFEDSILISERIVAEDRYTSIHIEELVVMARDTKLGAEEITRDIPNLAEQQLNRLDESGIIYVGAEVQPGDTLVGKVTPKGETTLTPEEKLLRAIFGEKASDVKDTSLRVDQGSQGTVIDVQVFTREGITRDKRAQQIIDDELKRFRLDLNDQLRIVEADAFDRIEKLLNGKAANGGPNKLAKGTKLDKAYLASVEKFHWFDIRPADDEVASQLESIKNSLEQTRHSFDLMFEEKRKKLTQGDELPAGVLKMVKVYLAVKRRLQPGDKMAGRHGNKGVVSKIVPVEDMPHMADGTPCDICLNPLGVPSRMNVGQVLEVHLGWAGKGIGQRIGDMLQAEAKVAEVRKFMDQFYNGSGRKEDLAQLTDSDVLAMAANLATGVTFATPVFDGASEEEIRGMLKLAYPDDIAKLKGLTDTRTQAYLYDGRTGDQFERPVTIGYMHFLKLHHLVDDKMHARSTGPYSLVTQQPLGGKAQFGGQRFGEMEVWALEAYGAAYVLQEMLTVKSDDVVGRTKVYESIVKGEHSIEAGMPESFNVLVKEIRSLGLDIELERS; via the coding sequence ATGGCCCAAACGTCCGCGTACAGCTACACAGAACGCAAGCGCATCCGAAAAAGTTTCGGTAACCGCGACAGCGTCGTCGAAATCCCCTACCTGCTGCAAATGCAGAAGGACGCGTACACCGCGTTCCTGCAAGCGGGCATCAACCCGCAAAAGCGCACCGTCGAGGGCCTCCAGGCCGCGTTCGACGCCGCGTTCCCGATCGTCTCGCACAACGGTTTTGTCGAGATGAAGTTCCTCGAGTACAACCTGGCGAAGCCGGCGTTCGATGTGCGTGAATGCCAGACCCGTGGTCTGACTTTCGCCTCGGCCGTGCGCGCCAAAGTCCAGCTCATCATCTATGACCGCGAGTCGTCGACCTCGCAGTCGAAGGTGGTCAAGGAAGTGAAGGAACAAGAGGTCTACATGGGCGAAGTGCCGCTCATGACCGAAAAGGGTTCGTTCATCATCAACGGCACCGAGCGCGTCATCGTGTCGCAGCTGCACCGTTCGCCGGGCGTGTTCTTCGAACACGACAAGGGCAAGACGCACAGCTCGGGCAAGTTGCTGTTCTCGGCCCGCGTGATCCCTTACCGCGGTTCGTGGCTCGACTTCGAATTCGACCCGAAGGACATGCTGTATTTCCGCGTCGACCGCCGCCGCAAGATGCCGGTCACGATCCTGTTGAAGGCCATCGGCCTGAACCCGGAATCGATCCTCGCGAACTTCTTCGTGAACGACAACTTCCGCCTGATGGACAGCGGCGCGCAGATGGAGTTCGTCTCCGAGCGCCTGCGCGGTGAGGTCGCCCGTTTCGACATCACCGACAAGTCCGGCAAGGTCGTGGTCGCCAAGGACAAGCGCGTCACCGCGCGCCACACCCGCGAACTGGAAGAGTCGAAGACCACGCACATCAGCGTGCCGGAAGACTTCCTGGTGGGTCGCGTCATCGCCCGCAACATCGTCGACGCCGACTCCGGCGAAATCCTGGCCAAGGCCAACGACGAGCTGACCGAAGCGCTGCTGAAGAAGCTGCGCACCGCCGGTGTCCAGGACGTCCAGGTGATCTACACCAACGAACTGGACCAGGGCGCGTACATCTCGCAAACGCTGCGCATCGACGAGACCGTCGACGAGTTCGCTGCGCGCGTGGCCATCTACCGCATGATGCGTCCCGGCGAGCCGCCGACGGAAGACGCGGTGCAGGCCCTGTTCCAGCGCCTGTTCTACAACCCGGACACGTACGACCTGTCGCGCGTCGGCCGCATGAAGTTCAATGCCAAGGTCGGCCGCGACGAGTCGACCGGCCCGATGGTGCTGACCAACGAAGACATCCTGGCCGTGGTCAAGATCCTTGTGGACCTGCGCAACGGCAACGGCGAAGTCGACGACATCGACCACCTCGGCAATCGCCGCGTGCGTTGCGTCGGCGAACTCGCCGAGAACCAGTACCGCACCGGCCTGGCCCGCATCGAGAAGGCCGTGAAGGAACGTCTGGGTCAGGCCGAGCAAGAGCCGCTGATGCCGCACGACCTGATCAACAGCAAGCCGATCTCGGCCGCGCTGAAGGAATTCTTCGGCGCCTCGCAGCTGTCGCAGTTCATGGACCAGACGAACCCGCTGTCCGAAATCACCCACAAGCGCCGTGTTTCGGCCCTTGGCCCGGGTGGTCTGACGCGCGAGCGTGCCGGCTTCGAAGTGCGCGACGTGCACGTGACCCATTACGGCCGCGTCTGCCCGATCGAAACGCCTGAAGGCCCGAACATCGGACTGATCAACTCGCTGGCCCTGTATGCCCGCTTGAACGAATACGGCTTCATCGAAACGCCGTACCGTCGCGTGGTCGACAGCAAGGTCACGATGGACATCGACTACCTGTCGGCCATCGAAGAAGGCAAGTACGTCATTGCCCAGGCCAACGCGGTCCTGGACAAGGACGGCGTGCTGACGGGCGACCTGGTTTCCGCGCGTGAAGCCGGCGAGTCGATCCTGGTCGGCGCCGAGCGCGTCCAGTACATGGACGTGTCGCCTGCGCAGATCGTGTCGGTGGCCGCATCGCTCGTGCCTTTCCTCGAGCACGACGATGCAAATCGCGCGCTCATGGGCGCCAACATGCAGCGTCAGGCCGTGCCGGTGCTGCGCCCCGAAAAGCCGTTCGTCGGCACCGGCATCGAGCGCGTGTCCGCGGTCGACTCCGGCACCGTCGTGACCGCGACCCGCGGTGGCGTGGTCGACTATGTCGACGCGACCCGTGTCGTGGTGCGCGTGAACGACGCCGAAGCGGCGGCCGGTGAAGTCGGTGTGGACATCTACAACCTGATCAAGTATCAGCGTTCGAACCAGAACACCAACATTCACCAGCGCCCGATCGTCAAGCGTGGCGACCACATCGCCAAGGGCGACGTGGTGGCCGACGGCGCCTCGACCGACCTCGGCGAACTGGCCCTCGGCCAGAACATGCTGATCGCGTTCATGCCGTGGAACGGCTACAACTTCGAAGACTCGATCCTGATCTCCGAACGCATCGTGGCCGAAGACCGCTACACCTCGATCCACATCGAGGAACTGGTGGTGATGGCCCGTGACACCAAGCTGGGTGCCGAAGAAATCACGCGCGACATCCCCAACCTGGCCGAGCAGCAGCTCAACCGCCTCGACGAATCCGGCATCATTTATGTCGGCGCCGAAGTGCAGCCGGGCGACACGCTGGTGGGCAAGGTCACGCCGAAGGGTGAGACCACGCTGACGCCGGAAGAGAAGCTGCTTCGCGCGATCTTCGGCGAGAAGGCTTCCGACGTGAAGGACACCTCGCTGCGTGTCGACCAGGGCTCGCAAGGCACCGTGATCGACGTGCAGGTGTTCACCCGCGAAGGCATCACGCGCGACAAGCGCGCCCAGCAAATCATCGACGACGAGCTCAAGCGCTTCCGCCTCGACCTGAACGACCAGTTGCGCATCGTCGAAGCCGACGCGTTCGACCGGATCGAAAAGCTGCTGAACGGCAAGGCGGCCAACGGCGGCCCGAACAAGCTGGCCAAGGGCACCAAGCTCGACAAGGCCTACCTGGCTTCGGTCGAGAAGTTCCACTGGTTCGACATTCGTCCGGCCGACGACGAAGTCGCTTCGCAACTCGAATCGATCAAGAACTCGCTGGAGCAGACGCGCCACAGCTTCGACCTGATGTTCGAAGAAAAGCGCAAGAAGCTCACGCAGGGCGACGAGCTGCCCGCGGGCGTGCTCAAGATGGTCAAGGTCTACCTGGCCGTCAAGCGCCGCCTGCAACCCGGCGACAAGATGGCCGGCCGTCACGGCAACAAGGGTGTCGTGTCCAAGATCGTCCCGGTCGAAGACATGCCCCACATGGCCGACGGCACACCGTGCGACATCTGCCTGAATCCGCTGGGCGTGCCTTCGCGCATGAACGTGGGCCAGGTGCTCGAAGTGCATCTGGGCTGGGCCGGCAAGGGCATCGGCCAGCGCATCGGCGACATGCTGCAAGCCGAAGCCAAGGTGGCCGAAGTGCGCAAGTTCATGGATCAGTTCTACAACGGCTCCGGCCGCAAGGAAGACCTGGCCCAGCTCACCGACAGCGACGTGCTCGCGATGGCCGCCAACCTGGCGACCGGCGTGACCTTCGCGACCCCGGTGTTCGATGGCGCGTCGGAAGAAGAAATCCGCGGCATGCTGAAGCTCGCCTATCCGGACGACATCGCCAAGCTCAAGGGTCTGACCGACACGCGCACGCAGGCCTACCTGTACGACGGCCGCACGGGCGACCAGTTCGAGCGCCCGGTCACGATCGGCTACATGCACTTCCTGAAGCTTCACCATCTGGTGGACGACAAGATGCACGCGCGCTCGACCGGTCCGTACTCGCTGGTCACGCAGCAACCGCTGGGCGGCAAGGCCCAGTTCGGTGGTCAGCGTTTCGGCGAAATGGAAGTGTGGGCGCTGGAAGCCTACGGCGCTGCGTACGTGCTGCAGGAAATGCTCACGGTGAAGTCCGATGACGTGGTGGGCCGTACCAAGGTCTACGAGAGCATCGTCAAGGGCGAACACTCCATCGAAGCCGGCATGCCGGAATCGTTCAATGTGCTGGTCAAGGAAATTCGTTCCCTCGGCCTCGACATCGAACTCGAACGTTCTTAA